The genomic DNA CGAGAACAAGGTCAAGAGCAACCTGGAGCACCGCATCGCCTCCTTGGACATGGGCGACAAGATATTCAAGGTGGTGGTCCCCACCGAGGACGTTATGGAGATAAAGGGGGGCAAGAAGGAGGTCGTCCAGAAGAAGATGCTGCCCGGATACATCCTGGTGCAGATGGAACTGGACGACGAGAGCTGGTACGTGGTGCGCAACACGCCCGGGGTCACCGGCTTCGTGGGCTCCAGCGCCAAGCCCACCCCGCTCACCGAGGAGGAGGCCATGAAGCTGCTCAAGCCGGCCACGGCGGAGAAGCCCAGGCCCAAGACGGAGTTCGAGGAGGGCATGAGCGTGCGGGTCTCCTCGGGTCCCTTCGCGGACATGACCGGGACCATAGCGGAGATAAACCTAGACCAGAGCAAGCTGAAGGTGATGGTCTCCATCTTCGGTCGCGAGACGCCGGTGGAGCTCACCTTCGATCAAGTGACCAAGTTGTGAGGAGGATGTGAGGGAAATGGCCAAAAAGGTCATCGCCAAGGTGAAGCTCCAGATACCGGCCGGGCAGGCCAACCCGGCGCCTCCCGTGGGACCGGCCCTGGGCCAGCACGGGGTGAACATCATGGCCTTCTGCCAGGCTTACAATGCCCAGACCCAGTCCCAGGCGGGGACCATCATCCCCGTGGAGATAACCATCTACGAGGACCGCAGTTTCACCTTCGTCACCAAGACCCCGCCGGCTGCGGTGTTGCTCAAGCAGAAGGCGGGACTGGACAAGGGCTCTCCCGAGCCCAACATGCAGAAGGTGGCCCGCCTGACGCGCAAGCAGATACGGGAGATCGCTGAACAGAAGCTGGCCGACCTAAACACCAAGGACGTGGAGGCGGCCATGCGCACCATCGAGGGCACCGCCCGCAGCATGGGCATCCTGGTGGTGGACTGACGCCGTTTGTGGGAGGGCTGCGGCCCGCGAGAACCACGGAGGTGAGGATTCCATGAAGAAGAGGAGCAAGCGTTACCGCGAGGCGCTGTCGCTCTACGATCGCCAGAAGCTTTATCATCCCCGCGAGGCGGTGGAGATCATCAAGAAGATGCCGGGAAGCCGTTTCGACGAGACGGTGGAAGTGGCCTTCCGGCTGGGCGTGGATCCCCGCAAGGCGGACCAGATGGTGAGGGGCACGGTAAGCCTCCCCCACGGGACGGGCAAGGATGTGAGGGTCCTAGTCATCGCCCAGGGGGATAAGGCACGGGAGGCGGAGGCCGCCGGGGCGGACATCGTGGGAGGCCCCGAGCTCCTGGAGCGTATCAAGGAGGGGTGGTTCGAGTTCGACGCCATGGTGGCTACCCCGGACATGATGTCCCAGGTGGGCAAGCTGGGCAAGCTCTTGGGCCCCCGCGGCCTGATGCCCAACCCCAAGGCGGGGACGGTCACCTTCGACGTGGAGAAGGCGGTCAAGGACATCAAAGCGGGAAAGGTGGAGTACCGCGTTGACCGCCAGGGGAACCTCCACCTGGTGCTGGGCAAGAAGAGCTTCGACGAGCGGAAGCTCCTCGAGAACTACGCCGCCGTGTTGGAGGAGGTCATCAGGGCCAAGCCGGCGGCGGCCAAGGGTCGCTACCTCAAGAGCATCACCTTCTCCACCTCCATGGGTCCGGGAGTGAAGGTGGATCCCAGCGTGGTGAGGGATATCCTGGGCGAGGAGAAGGTGGCCGTCTGAGGGATGGCGAACACCGCGTTGACAGCTGCTCTTTCGCGTGGTAGGTTTGGGAATCGAGCCTGAGAAGCGGGTGCCCGCAGGGCTTAATGTCCCGTGGAGGCCGGAGGAGCCAAATCATATATACCGGCCCCCGTCCACGCGGGGGCCGTTGGTTTGAGGCCGTTTCCGGGGGGAGGGGATTCCCCCGGAGGACGGGTGGAGAGACGGGAGGAGACCATGCCTCGAGAGGAGAAGATCGCCAGGGTTGAGGAGATGCGCAATCGCTTCCTCTCCAGCCGCTTCATCTTCCTGACCGATTTCACCGGCCTGAAGGCGGAGGAGATGAACGCGCTCCGCTTCAAGCTACGGGAAAAGGGAGGCGAGTACCGCGTGCTCAAGAACACCCTGGCCCTGCTGGCCATCCGGGACACGGAATACCAGTCCCTCGGGGAACTGCTGGTGGGCCCGGTAGGGGCCGTTTTCGGGTCCGAGGACCCGGTGGCGGTGGCCAAGGAGTTGGCCGCTTACGCGCGGGAGAATCCCAACCTGAAGGTGAAAGGCGGCTTTCTGGAGGGGAGGTTGCTGGATGCCGCGGAGGTGAGGTCCCTGGCCCTCCTCCCTCCCCGCGAGGTGCTCCTGGGGAGGCTGGTGGGTTCCCTCAAGGGTTCGCTGTACGGACTGCACGGCGTCCTATCCGGTCCCTACCGCAAGCTGGTCTACGCCCTGCGCGCGGTGGCGGAGGAGAAATCCAAGGCGGCCTGAACCGCCGCAAAGCGGTGCGGTTGAGGAAAAAGATGGAGGTGTGAGGATTGGCGGAGAAGAAAATCACCAAGGAGGACATTCTGGAGGCCATCGACTCCATGACCGTTCTCGAGCTCAACGAACTGGTCAAGGCGCTGGAGGAGAAGTACGGCGTGACCGCGGCCGCCCCGGTGGCGTTGGCAGCGGTCGGAGCGGCCGCTCCGGCGGCGGGGGGAGAAGGTCCGGCGGAGGAAGGGGAGAAGACGGAGTTCGACGTCATCCTCCTGGCCGCCGGGGATCGCAAGGTCCAGGTCATCAAGGAGGTCAAGAACATCACTGGGCTGGGACTCAAGGAGGCCAAGGCCCTGGTGGACGAGGCGCCCAAGCCGGTCAAGGAGAAGGTCTCCAGGGACGAGGCGGACCGCATCGCCGAGCAGCTGCGCGAGGCGGGCGCCCAGGTGGAGATAAAGTAGGGTCACCCCGACGTACGGCGCGGAAAAGGGGCGGCGACGGCTTCCGCCGCGATGCCGGGTCGGGTACCGGGCTGGAGCACGCTGGAGAGGGATGCCGGCGCATCCCTCTTTCGCTTGCCCGGCGGCCGCTTGGCGTCTTCGTGATATCATGCGGGGAGATGTGGCCCGATGGATTCGCTTCCCGCCGGGAGGGATAACCTAACCGCCATCCAGAGGAAATGATACGAGAAAGAAGTATTCGGCGTTCATTCGCGGGTTCCCCAAGGGACGACCGGCACGCTTTAAGAGGGCGATGAGGGACGGTGAGTTGCCGGAAAAACGAATTCCATTTTCTTGACAAAAATATCTTTTTAATCATAAGATAATGTTTTGCGTATATATAAGGGAATTTTTCGCTTCGCGAGGGAAAAGGAGTGAGGGAAGCGGTGAGTGTTACCCACGGAGTGCGCCAGAGAAGAAGCTTCGCCAAGATCCCGGAAATCCTCGACGTCCCCAACCTTATCGACATCCAGAAGAAGTCCTACGAGTGGTTCCGCACCGAGGGATTGCGCGAGGTGTTCGAGGACATCTCCCCCATCGAGGATTACTCCGGGGACCTGGCGGTGGAGTTCGGGGAGCACAAGTGGCAGGAGCCCAAGTACGAAGTGGACGAGTGCAAGGAAAAGGATATGACCTATTCCTGCCCGCTCTTCGTCACCGTGCGCTTCATCAACCGCAAGACCGGGGAGATCAAGGAGCAGGAGGTCTTCATGGGGGACTTCCCCCTCATGACCGAGAAGGGCACCTTCATCATCAACGGCACGGAGAGGGTGGTGGTCTCCCAGCTGGTCAGGTCCCCCGGCGTCTATTTCAGCAAGGAGCTGGACAGGACCACGGACAAGGAGCTCTACTACGCCAAGATCATCCCCTCCCGCGGGGCCTGGCTGGAGTTCGAGACCGATAAGCGCGACGTCATCGGGGTAAGGATAGACCGCAAGCGTCGCCAGCCGGCCACGGTGCTCCTGAGGGCCATGGGGTACGAGGACGACGACCAGATACTTTCCCTTTTCGACGGCTCCCCCATCATCGAGGCCACCCTGGAGAGGGACCACACCTCCAGCCGGGAGGAAGCCCTGATGGATATCTACCGCAAGCTGCGGCCGGGCGAGCCTCCCACCGCGGACACCGCCCTCACCCTGTTGGAGAACCTGTTCTTCAACCGCAGGAAGTACGACCTGGCCAAGGTAGGCCGCTACAAGCTGAACAAGAAGCTGGGCCTGGACATACCCCTGAACGTGACCGTCCTCACCCCGGAGGACATATTGGAGACCATCCGCTACCTCCTGCGCATCATGCCCAGCGAGATCGAGGAGGTTGACGACATCGACCACTTCGGCAACCGTCGCGTCCGCTCGGTGGGCGAGCTCATCCAGAACCAGGTGCGCATAGGGCTGTCGCGCATGGAGAGGGTGGTGAAGGAGCGCATGACCACCCAGGAGGCGGAGGCCATCACCCCGCAGAACCTGATTAACATCCGCCCGGTGGTGGCGGCGATAAAGGAATTTTTCGGCTCCAGCCAGCTCTCGCAGTTCATGGACCAGACCAACCCCCTGGCCGGACTCACCCACAAGCGGCGGCTCTCCGCCCTGGGGCCGGGAGGGCTTTCCCGCGAGCGGGCCGGTTTCGAGGTCCGGGACGTGCACCCCTCGCACTACGGGCGCATGTGCCCCATCGAGACCCCGGAGGGTCCCAACATCGGCCTCATCGGCTCCCTGGCCACCTACGCCCGGGTTAACGAGTTCGGCTTCATCGAGACCCCCTACCGCCGGGTGGTCAAGGGCAGGGTGACCGACGAGATCGTCTACCTTACCGCCGACGAGGAGGAGAAGTATGTCATCGCCCAGGCCAACGCGCCGGTGGACAAGCGGGGCCGGCTGCTCGGGCCCACCGTGCTCTGCCGCACCAAGGAAGCGGTGAAGGCGGTGCATCCGGAGGAAGTGGACTTCATGGACGTCTCCCCGCGGCAGATAGTCTCCGTGGCCACGGCGCTCATCCCCTTCCTGGAGCACGACGACGCCAACCGCGCCCTCATGGGCTCCAACATGCAGCGACAGGCGGTGCCCCTGCTGCGTTCCGAGGCCCCCCTGGTAGGGACGGGGATGGAATACCGGGCGGCCAAGGACACCGGCGACGTGCTCTGCGCCAAGGCCGCCGGGGTGGTAACCTACGTGGACGCCGACCGCATCGAGATAAAGCGCGAGGACGGAACGATAGACGTCTACAAGGTGGCCAAGTTCCGCCGTTCCAACCAGGGAACCTGCGTCAACCAGAAGCCCATCGTGAACGAGGGCGACCGGGTGGAGGAGGGCCAGGTCATCGCCGACGGGCCCTGCACCGACCACGGGGAGCTGGCCTTGGGCAAGAACCTCCTGGTGGCCTTCATGCCCTGGGAGGGCTACAACTACGAGGACGCCATCGTCGTCTCCGAGCGCATGGTCTATGACGACGTCCTCTCCTCCATCCACATCGAGGAACACGAGATCGACGCCCGGGACACCAAACTGGGCCCGGAGGAGATCACCCGGGACATCCCCAACGTGAGCGAGGACATGCTCAAGGACCTCGACGAGAGGGGGATAATCCGCATCGGGGCCGAGGTGGGACCCGGGGACATCCTGGTGGGCAAGGTGACCCCCAAGGGGGAGACGGAGCTCACCGCCGAGGAAAGATTGCTGCGGGCCATCTTTGGGGAGAAGGCCCGGGAGGTGCGCAACACCTCCCTCAAGGTTCCCCACGGGGAGTCCGGAAAGGTCATCGACGTCAAGGTCTTCTCCCGGGAGGCGGGGGACGAGCTACCCCCCGGGGTGAACGAGATGGTCAGGGTCTACGTGGCCCAGGTGCGCAAGATCTCCGACGGGGACAAGCTGGCTGGGCGCCACGGCAACAAGGGGGTCATCTCCAAGATCCTGCCCATAGAGGACATGCCCTTCCTGGCTGACGGGACGCCGGTGGACATCGTCCTCAACCCCCTGGGCGTGCCCTCGCGCATGAACATCGGGCAGATATTGGAGACCCACCTGGGCTGGGCGGCCCACGAAGGCTGGCCCAAGAAGGGTAAGAACAAGGTGGAGGGGCCGGTGTACGTCTCCACCCCGGTGTTCAACGGGGCCCGGGAGAGCGAGATCGAGGAGGCCCTGCGCGAGGCCGGGCTCCCGGAGACCGGGAAGACCATTCTCTACGATGGCATCACCGGCGAGCCCTTCGACCAGCCCGTCACCGTGGGCTACATCTACATGATGAAGCTCCTGCACCTGGTGGACGACAAGATCCACGCCCGTTCCACGGGGCCCTACTCCCTGGTCACCCAGCAGCCCCTGGGCGGCAAGGCCCAGTTCGGGGGGCAGAGGTTCGGGGAGATGGAGGTGTGGGCGCTGGAGGCTTACGGTGCGGCTTACACACTCCAGGAGCTGCTTACCGTGAAGTCCGACGATGTCATGGGCAGGGTGAAGGTCTACGAGGCCATTGTCAAGGGGGACAACATACCAGAGCCGGGTATACCGGAGTCCTTCAAGGTGCTGGTCAAGGAGATGCAAGCCCTGTGCCTCAACGTGGAGGTCCTCTCCGAGACGGGAGAGGAGATAGAGATAAAGGAGACCGACGAGGACCTGCTACGCACGGCGGAGGACCTGGGCATCGACCTGCGTACCGCTTCCGCCGCCCTGCTCTCCACCCGGAGCGAGGAGGAGCCCCTGGAGGAGCGGCCGGAGGAACTGTAAGGGAGGCGCGGCCGGGGGATCCGGAGGGAAGTGTCGGAGATATCGCATAAGGAGGTAGAGTTCCCTTGTTGGACGTCAACGACTTCGACAAGTTGAAGATCGGCCTGGCCACCGCGGACCAGATAAGGTCCTGGTCCCACGGTGAGGTGAAGAAGCCGGAGACCATCAACTACCGCACCCTCAAGCCGGAGAAGGACGGCCTGTTCTGCGAGAAGATCTTCGGACCCACCCGGGACTGGGAGTGCTATTGCGGCAAGTACAAGCGGGTCCGCTTCAAGGGCATCATCTGCGAGAGGTGCGGGGTGGAGGTCACCCGCGCCCGCGTGAGGCGGGAACGCATGGGCCACATCGAGCTGGCCGCCCCGGTGGCCCATATCTGGTATTTCAAGGGCGTACCCTCCCGTATGGGATATCTCCTGGACATCACCCCCAAGGACCTGGAGAAGATACTCTACTTCGCCTCCTACGTGATCACCTTCGTGGACGAGGAGAAGCGCCAGCGGGACCTGCCCCTCCTCGAGGAGGAGCTCAACGAGGAGATCACCGAGATCGAGGAGACCACCCGGCGGAGGATAGAGGAGCTGCGGGCGGCGGCGGAGGGGGAGGAAAAGCCCGTGGAGGAGGGCGAGGAGCCGGTACCCAAGCTCAAGCCGCAGCAGCTGGAGAAGGAGATCAAGTCCCTGGAGGAGAAGGCGAGGCGCAGGATAGAGGAGCTGCGGAGGGTCTTCGAGGAGTTCAAGGCCCTGGAGTACAAGCAGCTCATCTCCGACGAGGTGCTCTTCCGGGAGATGCGCGAACGCTACGGCGACTATTTCCGCGGCGGCATGGGCGCGGAAGCGGTCCAGGAGATGCTGGCCAACGTGGACCTGGAGAAGGAGGCCGCCGAGCTGCGGGAGATCATCCGCAACTCCAAGGGGCAGAAGAGGCAGCGGGCCACCAAGCGCCTGAAGGTGGTCTCCGCCTTCCTGAACACGGACAACGACCCCACGGCCATGGTGCTCACCTGCATCCCGGTGATCCCGCCCGACCTGCGCCCCATGGTGCAGCTGGACGGGGGCCGCTTCGCCACCTCCGACCTCAACGACCTCTACCGGAGGGTCATCAACCGCAACAACCGCCTGAAGAGGCTCCTGGACCTGGGGGCCCCGGAGATCATCGTCAACAACGAGAAGCGCATGCTCCAGGAGGCGGTGGACGCCCTCTTCGACAACGGCAGGCGGGGCCGGGCGGTGACCGGTCCCGGGAACCGTCCCTTAAAGTCCCTCTCCGACATGCTCAAGGGCAAGCAGGGTCGCTTCCGCCAGAACCTGCTGGGCAAGAGGGTGGACTACTCCGGGCGTTCGGTGATCGTGGTGGGCCCCAACCTCAAGCTCCACCAGTGCGGCCTGCCCAAGCAGATGGCCCTGGAGCTCTTCAAGCCCTTCGTCATGAAGCTCCTGGTGGACAAGGACTATGCCCAGAACATCAAGAGCGCCAAGCGCATGGTGGAACGCCAGCGCCCGGAGGTGTGGGACGTGCTGGACGAGGTCATCCGGGAGCACCCGGTGCTCCTCAACCGGGCCCCCACCCTGCACCGGCTGGGCATCCAGGCCTTCGAGCCGGTCCTGGTGGAGGGCAAGGCCATCCAGATCCATCCCCTGGTATGCACGGCCTTCAACGCCGACTTCGATGGGGACCAGATGGCGGTGCACCTTCCCCTCTCCGCGGAGGCGCAGGCGGAATCGCGCATCCTCATGCTTTCCGCGCACAACATCCTCTCCCCGGCCCATGGCCGGCCCATCACCACCCCCACCCAGGACATGGTGCTGGGTGCCTCCTACCTCACGGTGATCAAGGAGGGGGAGAAGGGTGAGGGCAAGGCCTTCGCCTCCCCCGAGGAGGCCATCATGGCCTACGAGTTCAAGGAGGTGGCCCTGCACGCGCCGGTGAAGGTGCGCATACGCAAAAAGGGACGCCCCGCCAAGATATACGATACCTCGGTGGGCAGGGTAATCTTCAACACTGCCTTCCCCGACGACTATCCCTTCGTCAACGAGGAGGTGAACAAGGGGGTCCTGCAGCGCATCGTCACCGAGGTGGCCGAGAGGTACGACACGGTGCAGACGGCGGAGATCCTGGACAACATCAAGCGCATCGGCTTCCACTACGCCACCAAGGCGGGGATCACCATCGGCATCTCCGACATCACCGTGCCCCCGGACAAGGACAAGATCCTGGAGGAGCCGGAGGCGGAGGTGGAGCGCATCGAGGAGAACTACAAGCGGGGCCTGATCACCGACGAGGAGCGCCACCAGAGGGTGGTGGAGCTGTGGACGGAGGCCACCGACCGGGTCACCGAGGCCATGGAGAAGGCCTTCGATATCTTCAACCCCATCTACATGATGGCCAACTCCGGGGCACGGGGGAACATCAAGCAGATCCGCCAGCTGGCCGGGATGCGGGGCCTGGTGGCCAACCCCAAGGGGGAGATCATCGACCGGCCCATCAAGTCCAACTTCCGGGAGGGTCTGACCGTCCTGGAGTACTTCATCTCCACCCACGGGGCCCGCAAGGGGCTGGCGGATACCGCCCTGCGCACCGCGGACTCCGGCTACCTCACCCGTCGCTTGGTGGACGTATCCCAGGAAGTGATCGTGCGCGAGTACGACTGCGGGACGGACAAGGGCATCCCGGTCCGGGTGCACACTCCGCAGGGAGAGCTCAACCCCTCCCTGGCGGCCCGGGTGGCCCTGGAGCGCGTGACCCATCCCAGGACCGGGGAGGTGCTCCTCGAGCCGGGAGACGAGATCGACATGGCCATGGTGGAAAAACTTTCCAAGGCGGGGATCGAGGAGGTCATGGTCCGCTCCGTGATGACCTGCGAGTCCCGCCACGGGGTGTGCTGCCTCTGCTACGGGACCATGCTGGCCACCGGAAGGCTGGTGGAGATAGGGGAGGCGGTGGGCATCATCGCCGCCCAGTCCATCGGCGAGCCCGGGACCCAGCTCACCATGCGTACCTTCCACACCGGCGGCGTGGCCGGAGAGGACATCACCCACGGGCTTCCGCGAGTGGTGGAGCTCTTCGAG from Actinomycetota bacterium includes the following:
- the nusG gene encoding transcription termination/antitermination protein NusG, producing MEPKWYVVHTYSGYENKVKSNLEHRIASLDMGDKIFKVVVPTEDVMEIKGGKKEVVQKKMLPGYILVQMELDDESWYVVRNTPGVTGFVGSSAKPTPLTEEEAMKLLKPATAEKPRPKTEFEEGMSVRVSSGPFADMTGTIAEINLDQSKLKVMVSIFGRETPVELTFDQVTKL
- the rplK gene encoding 50S ribosomal protein L11, with amino-acid sequence MAKKVIAKVKLQIPAGQANPAPPVGPALGQHGVNIMAFCQAYNAQTQSQAGTIIPVEITIYEDRSFTFVTKTPPAAVLLKQKAGLDKGSPEPNMQKVARLTRKQIREIAEQKLADLNTKDVEAAMRTIEGTARSMGILVVD
- the rplA gene encoding 50S ribosomal protein L1 translates to MKKRSKRYREALSLYDRQKLYHPREAVEIIKKMPGSRFDETVEVAFRLGVDPRKADQMVRGTVSLPHGTGKDVRVLVIAQGDKAREAEAAGADIVGGPELLERIKEGWFEFDAMVATPDMMSQVGKLGKLLGPRGLMPNPKAGTVTFDVEKAVKDIKAGKVEYRVDRQGNLHLVLGKKSFDERKLLENYAAVLEEVIRAKPAAAKGRYLKSITFSTSMGPGVKVDPSVVRDILGEEKVAV
- the rplJ gene encoding 50S ribosomal protein L10, whose protein sequence is MERREETMPREEKIARVEEMRNRFLSSRFIFLTDFTGLKAEEMNALRFKLREKGGEYRVLKNTLALLAIRDTEYQSLGELLVGPVGAVFGSEDPVAVAKELAAYARENPNLKVKGGFLEGRLLDAAEVRSLALLPPREVLLGRLVGSLKGSLYGLHGVLSGPYRKLVYALRAVAEEKSKAA
- the rplL gene encoding 50S ribosomal protein L7/L12; translated protein: MTKEDILEAIDSMTVLELNELVKALEEKYGVTAAAPVALAAVGAAAPAAGGEGPAEEGEKTEFDVILLAAGDRKVQVIKEVKNITGLGLKEAKALVDEAPKPVKEKVSRDEADRIAEQLREAGAQVEIK
- the rpoB gene encoding DNA-directed RNA polymerase subunit beta yields the protein MREAVSVTHGVRQRRSFAKIPEILDVPNLIDIQKKSYEWFRTEGLREVFEDISPIEDYSGDLAVEFGEHKWQEPKYEVDECKEKDMTYSCPLFVTVRFINRKTGEIKEQEVFMGDFPLMTEKGTFIINGTERVVVSQLVRSPGVYFSKELDRTTDKELYYAKIIPSRGAWLEFETDKRDVIGVRIDRKRRQPATVLLRAMGYEDDDQILSLFDGSPIIEATLERDHTSSREEALMDIYRKLRPGEPPTADTALTLLENLFFNRRKYDLAKVGRYKLNKKLGLDIPLNVTVLTPEDILETIRYLLRIMPSEIEEVDDIDHFGNRRVRSVGELIQNQVRIGLSRMERVVKERMTTQEAEAITPQNLINIRPVVAAIKEFFGSSQLSQFMDQTNPLAGLTHKRRLSALGPGGLSRERAGFEVRDVHPSHYGRMCPIETPEGPNIGLIGSLATYARVNEFGFIETPYRRVVKGRVTDEIVYLTADEEEKYVIAQANAPVDKRGRLLGPTVLCRTKEAVKAVHPEEVDFMDVSPRQIVSVATALIPFLEHDDANRALMGSNMQRQAVPLLRSEAPLVGTGMEYRAAKDTGDVLCAKAAGVVTYVDADRIEIKREDGTIDVYKVAKFRRSNQGTCVNQKPIVNEGDRVEEGQVIADGPCTDHGELALGKNLLVAFMPWEGYNYEDAIVVSERMVYDDVLSSIHIEEHEIDARDTKLGPEEITRDIPNVSEDMLKDLDERGIIRIGAEVGPGDILVGKVTPKGETELTAEERLLRAIFGEKAREVRNTSLKVPHGESGKVIDVKVFSREAGDELPPGVNEMVRVYVAQVRKISDGDKLAGRHGNKGVISKILPIEDMPFLADGTPVDIVLNPLGVPSRMNIGQILETHLGWAAHEGWPKKGKNKVEGPVYVSTPVFNGARESEIEEALREAGLPETGKTILYDGITGEPFDQPVTVGYIYMMKLLHLVDDKIHARSTGPYSLVTQQPLGGKAQFGGQRFGEMEVWALEAYGAAYTLQELLTVKSDDVMGRVKVYEAIVKGDNIPEPGIPESFKVLVKEMQALCLNVEVLSETGEEIEIKETDEDLLRTAEDLGIDLRTASAALLSTRSEEEPLEERPEEL
- a CDS encoding DNA-directed RNA polymerase subunit beta' gives rise to the protein MLDVNDFDKLKIGLATADQIRSWSHGEVKKPETINYRTLKPEKDGLFCEKIFGPTRDWECYCGKYKRVRFKGIICERCGVEVTRARVRRERMGHIELAAPVAHIWYFKGVPSRMGYLLDITPKDLEKILYFASYVITFVDEEKRQRDLPLLEEELNEEITEIEETTRRRIEELRAAAEGEEKPVEEGEEPVPKLKPQQLEKEIKSLEEKARRRIEELRRVFEEFKALEYKQLISDEVLFREMRERYGDYFRGGMGAEAVQEMLANVDLEKEAAELREIIRNSKGQKRQRATKRLKVVSAFLNTDNDPTAMVLTCIPVIPPDLRPMVQLDGGRFATSDLNDLYRRVINRNNRLKRLLDLGAPEIIVNNEKRMLQEAVDALFDNGRRGRAVTGPGNRPLKSLSDMLKGKQGRFRQNLLGKRVDYSGRSVIVVGPNLKLHQCGLPKQMALELFKPFVMKLLVDKDYAQNIKSAKRMVERQRPEVWDVLDEVIREHPVLLNRAPTLHRLGIQAFEPVLVEGKAIQIHPLVCTAFNADFDGDQMAVHLPLSAEAQAESRILMLSAHNILSPAHGRPITTPTQDMVLGASYLTVIKEGEKGEGKAFASPEEAIMAYEFKEVALHAPVKVRIRKKGRPAKIYDTSVGRVIFNTAFPDDYPFVNEEVNKGVLQRIVTEVAERYDTVQTAEILDNIKRIGFHYATKAGITIGISDITVPPDKDKILEEPEAEVERIEENYKRGLITDEERHQRVVELWTEATDRVTEAMEKAFDIFNPIYMMANSGARGNIKQIRQLAGMRGLVANPKGEIIDRPIKSNFREGLTVLEYFISTHGARKGLADTALRTADSGYLTRRLVDVSQEVIVREYDCGTDKGIPVRVHTPQGELNPSLAARVALERVTHPRTGEVLLEPGDEIDMAMVEKLSKAGIEEVMVRSVMTCESRHGVCCLCYGTMLATGRLVEIGEAVGIIAAQSIGEPGTQLTMRTFHTGGVAGEDITHGLPRVVELFEARKPKGQAIIAEISGKVTIEDSERSRKITIVGADGKERIYQVSRRARLRVRNGQEVAAGDQLTEGSINPHDILRVLGTQAAQLYLVHEVQEVYKSQGVDIHDKHIELIVRQMMKKVEVLDPGDTDLLPGDKVDRKYFEEVNQAVIAQGGEPATARQMLLGITKASLATESFLSAASFQETTRVLTDAAISGKVDPLLGLKENVIIGKLIPAGTGMARYRNIKVKPKHMGISLLEEVESLASGQEGERSAAVGEGGVELPDWARSVGGAEDDSGAEGMPSGNEEEEL